In one window of Photobacterium leiognathi DNA:
- a CDS encoding conjugal transfer protein TraR, which produces MNYQQLQSPLNTEFSTLAEELKNKILLNSLVTDPEKIQNAELNDLIAMVKASFIPALFDTAMRLEKVDAAVCSFKLGMYGLCTDCEEEIEFGDLEQDPAQPRCKACREHSRYHHN; this is translated from the coding sequence ATGAATTATCAACAATTACAGAGCCCGCTAAACACAGAGTTTTCAACCCTAGCGGAAGAATTAAAAAATAAAATTCTGCTCAATAGCCTCGTTACCGATCCAGAAAAAATTCAAAACGCTGAGCTCAATGATCTTATTGCCATGGTAAAAGCATCATTCATTCCTGCACTGTTTGATACAGCAATGCGCCTAGAGAAAGTGGATGCCGCAGTGTGTTCTTTTAAACTTGGCATGTATGGCTTATGTACAGACTGTGAAGAAGAGATCGAATTTGGTGATTTAGAACAAGATCCTGCACAACCACGTTGTAAAGCCTGCCGCGAACACAGTCGTTATCACCATAATTAG
- a CDS encoding YccT family protein, whose protein sequence is MKKILLLVALFSGAVNAATLSVGNNLELLVVDGKEVKSGRFSHAESVELSEGKHQVVVRFDGEVKRGSKKVIYTTRPYLFDVNMTSQDAEITLPRLTSESQAKAYFARDPQWTLETATGATTLSAVELIGDGLGAYSDIPALVAEYNKENGIIIENGKPIDLQKTVVEVDDKTGKVQITGDALTQLKLWYSKASQEEKKTFKIWMAEHDFS, encoded by the coding sequence ATGAAAAAAATATTATTGTTAGTCGCATTATTTTCTGGTGCTGTTAATGCGGCAACACTATCGGTAGGGAATAATCTTGAGCTGTTGGTTGTTGATGGTAAGGAAGTAAAATCAGGTCGTTTTTCTCATGCTGAAAGCGTTGAATTATCTGAAGGTAAACACCAAGTCGTTGTTCGCTTTGATGGTGAAGTAAAGCGTGGCTCAAAGAAAGTCATTTATACAACGCGCCCATATCTTTTTGATGTCAATATGACCTCGCAAGATGCAGAAATCACCTTGCCACGTTTAACATCAGAATCACAAGCGAAAGCATATTTTGCGCGTGACCCTCAGTGGACACTTGAAACTGCGACAGGCGCAACAACATTATCTGCGGTTGAATTGATTGGTGATGGTTTAGGTGCCTACAGTGATATTCCTGCACTTGTGGCTGAATACAATAAAGAAAATGGCATTATTATTGAAAATGGCAAACCGATTGATTTACAGAAAACCGTGGTTGAAGTTGATGATAAAACAGGAAAAGTTCAAATTACGGGCGATGCGTTAACACAATTAAAACTGTGGTATAGCAAGGCATCACAGGAAGAGAAAAAAACATTTAAAATTTGGATGGCTGAGCACGACTTTAGTTAA
- a CDS encoding YbaN family protein: MRQHVDFKTRIVSSLYVSVGAISVVLGVLGIFLPLLPTTPFLLLASACFMRGSPRLNRWLHQHPTFGPILNNWHQHRAVSSTVKRRGNIMIVCSFLFSIVIVPLWWHKAMLLVMAAVLLFFFNRLTVIDKPSESTFVAEAKEKQ; this comes from the coding sequence ATGCGACAGCACGTTGATTTCAAAACCAGAATTGTTTCCTCTTTATATGTTTCAGTAGGGGCGATTAGTGTGGTTCTTGGTGTTTTAGGGATTTTTTTACCCTTGTTACCGACCACCCCATTTTTATTGTTAGCCAGTGCTTGTTTTATGCGTGGATCGCCACGGTTAAATCGCTGGCTACATCAACATCCTACCTTTGGACCAATATTAAATAATTGGCATCAACACCGTGCAGTTTCTTCTACTGTTAAACGTCGTGGTAATATTATGATTGTTTGCAGTTTTTTATTTTCTATCGTGATCGTTCCATTATGGTGGCATAAAGCTATGTTGCTTGTGATGGCTGCGGTTCTGCTTTTCTTTTTTAATCGCTTAACGGTTATTGATAAACCAAGCGAGAGCACGTTTGTTGCTGAGGCAAAAGAAAAACAATAA
- a CDS encoding porin, giving the protein MKKTLLALAVVAAGSANAGINLYDANGVKVDLSGAAEVQYREDYNPFNDAELRIDDADLAINTSVAISDQLSAVAGTAFEYEDGDVRNDELWAGFSSDFGTLTFGRQYMISDDSGVGKDYELGSESIDFVQTNGNEVVKYVYDNGTFYFGASHDIKDSGVIVDKNGVTHQDRDTSITDARIGYRVAGLDARVYYYNGDNVAGTSFFNGVVDVEGYNVEAEYGFGAVGLAASFGQVEYKNSFGADKLRANVYQVAADYTIDKTTFAIGYNNYDRRDESGDNYAVYANVTQQLHSNVKVYAEIGDTDVKFSDGKNVRSADFGYVAGMEVKF; this is encoded by the coding sequence ATGAAAAAAACTCTTCTAGCTCTTGCTGTAGTTGCAGCAGGTTCAGCAAACGCAGGCATCAACCTATACGACGCAAACGGTGTTAAAGTAGACCTATCTGGTGCTGCTGAAGTTCAATACCGTGAAGATTACAACCCATTCAACGATGCAGAGCTACGTATTGATGACGCAGACCTAGCAATCAACACTTCTGTTGCTATTTCTGATCAGCTAAGTGCTGTTGCTGGTACAGCATTCGAATACGAAGATGGTGATGTTCGTAACGATGAACTATGGGCTGGTTTCTCTAGTGATTTCGGTACACTAACATTCGGTCGTCAATACATGATTTCTGATGACTCAGGTGTTGGTAAAGACTATGAGTTAGGTTCAGAGAGCATTGATTTTGTTCAAACTAACGGTAATGAAGTAGTTAAATACGTTTACGATAACGGTACATTCTACTTTGGCGCATCTCACGATATTAAAGATAGCGGTGTTATCGTTGATAAAAATGGTGTGACTCACCAAGATCGTGACACATCAATCACTGACGCACGTATCGGTTACCGTGTAGCGGGTCTTGATGCACGTGTTTACTACTACAACGGTGACAATGTAGCTGGAACTTCTTTCTTCAACGGTGTTGTTGATGTTGAAGGTTATAACGTAGAAGCTGAGTACGGTTTCGGTGCCGTAGGTCTAGCTGCATCTTTCGGTCAAGTTGAATACAAAAACTCATTTGGTGCAGATAAATTACGTGCAAACGTATACCAAGTTGCTGCTGATTACACCATTGACAAGACAACTTTTGCAATTGGTTACAACAACTATGACCGTCGTGACGAGTCTGGTGATAACTACGCTGTTTACGCTAACGTAACGCAACAGCTTCACAGCAACGTTAAAGTGTACGCAGAAATTGGCGACACAGACGTTAAATTCTCTGATGGTAAAAATGTACGTAGTGCAGATTTCGGTTACGTAGCAGGTATGGAAGTTAAGTTCTAA
- the rsmS gene encoding pleiotropic regulatory protein RsmS: MSDNKTPNALENAPAEIKLAVDLIYLLESNDIEPNTAIAALDIVRKDYERKLTTAN, from the coding sequence ATGTCTGATAACAAAACACCGAATGCGCTTGAAAACGCACCAGCAGAAATCAAACTAGCCGTTGATTTAATTTATCTACTAGAAAGTAATGATATTGAACCTAACACTGCTATTGCTGCATTAGACATTGTGCGTAAAGACTACGAAAGAAAACTTACCACAGCTAACTAA
- the priC gene encoding primosomal replication protein PriC, protein MIDLSRLISLIEQLKQQAAEVDRKRGESFKPLFDEKLFKTRSKLLTPCVNEVHNELQLLQREQQAGRLLPARTQHLCERIVSQIQAIQRELATLNIRKKEPKNKAAWRRPINEIYQDLNQHKDWERRLKAMLRDKELLISRCGSQFEQQQLQKEILALEGRISRCQAALVKIETEISNREKKG, encoded by the coding sequence ATGATTGATTTATCTCGTCTCATTTCATTAATTGAGCAATTAAAACAACAAGCAGCAGAGGTTGATCGCAAACGTGGTGAATCTTTTAAACCACTGTTTGATGAAAAGCTTTTTAAAACAAGAAGTAAATTGCTCACACCCTGTGTTAATGAAGTTCACAATGAACTGCAACTACTACAGCGTGAGCAGCAAGCGGGACGTTTACTGCCAGCCAGGACTCAGCACCTTTGCGAACGCATTGTCAGTCAAATCCAAGCCATTCAACGTGAGCTAGCAACGCTGAATATTCGTAAAAAAGAGCCAAAGAATAAAGCTGCATGGCGCAGACCTATCAATGAGATCTATCAAGATTTAAATCAGCACAAAGATTGGGAACGTCGCCTAAAAGCCATGCTACGCGATAAAGAACTATTGATCAGTCGCTGTGGCTCTCAATTTGAACAACAGCAATTACAAAAAGAGATTTTAGCGTTAGAGGGGCGTATTAGCCGTTGCCAAGCCGCTTTAGTGAAAATCGAAACGGAAATCAGTAACAGAGAGAAAAAAGGCTAA
- a CDS encoding EAL domain-containing protein: protein MSFTVKKMLQLALLALLLATPITLTYLNIRCDNLSKDIALALNRNLTSLSTAVLELPENQTDAKSMNDLVTLVLSSRSLRSVAYFKNDHYLYSDRDASLNGSISSSLKARLKTEPLPLLYRKCSTLNKIEEVHLVVKGKSGFYQLFMNARYMDDWITNADEYLRGYVVSPDGSAIINKKQDFLFYKSYRSVQFPFTVIVGAKTSQVLLGICSLTAFIIILCMIIGLIANHIHTKNFSFRKDIDIAIKNKEFIAYYQPIVCNKTHHIVGSELLCRWLYRHKKLVAPNQFITKVELNGQIKPITLQLLKQLAVDKPIIAGNNPDFYVSVNFTLSMLSDPVFVNDVMCLIKQSPSLQRGLVFEMTERENTANAIIKLDKIMQRFRELGVRWALDDFGTGYSSLSSLKELNFDIIKIDRLFVNSADTDAVTSSILNNIALLGKELKCCLIAEGVETETQLNKLKSLDVDYTQGFYFSTPINREAFEEYKYQHEQKMLVANKKKQQCYSALKYHGPALDI from the coding sequence ATGTCTTTTACCGTAAAAAAAATGCTTCAGTTAGCCTTATTGGCTTTACTACTTGCAACCCCTATCACATTGACGTACTTGAATATTCGATGTGATAACTTAAGTAAAGACATCGCACTTGCACTTAATCGCAATCTCACGTCACTTTCAACTGCAGTACTGGAACTACCAGAAAATCAAACAGATGCCAAAAGCATGAATGATTTAGTCACGCTAGTATTATCATCACGATCTTTACGTAGCGTCGCGTATTTCAAAAATGATCACTATCTATATTCTGATCGTGATGCATCACTAAATGGCAGTATCTCTTCAAGCCTTAAAGCACGTTTAAAAACAGAACCTTTACCTTTGTTATACCGCAAGTGCAGCACATTAAATAAAATTGAAGAAGTTCACCTCGTCGTTAAAGGCAAGAGTGGATTTTATCAGTTGTTTATGAATGCACGCTATATGGATGATTGGATAACTAACGCGGATGAGTACTTGCGTGGTTATGTTGTATCACCGGATGGCAGCGCGATCATTAATAAGAAGCAAGACTTTCTATTTTATAAGTCTTACCGTTCAGTACAATTTCCCTTTACTGTAATTGTCGGAGCAAAAACATCACAAGTATTACTTGGTATCTGCTCACTTACCGCTTTCATCATTATTCTCTGTATGATCATTGGCTTAATTGCCAATCATATCCACACCAAGAATTTTTCATTCAGGAAAGATATTGATATTGCTATTAAAAACAAAGAGTTCATTGCTTATTATCAGCCGATTGTGTGTAATAAAACACATCACATTGTTGGCTCGGAGCTGCTTTGTCGTTGGCTATATCGTCACAAAAAGCTAGTTGCACCGAATCAATTTATTACCAAAGTTGAGCTCAATGGACAGATTAAGCCGATCACATTACAACTACTCAAGCAATTAGCTGTAGATAAACCGATCATTGCTGGTAATAATCCTGATTTTTATGTTTCGGTAAACTTCACTTTATCAATGCTGAGCGATCCTGTGTTCGTTAATGATGTGATGTGCTTAATAAAGCAATCACCATCACTGCAACGTGGATTAGTGTTTGAAATGACAGAGCGTGAAAACACTGCTAATGCGATCATCAAATTAGATAAAATCATGCAGCGATTTCGTGAACTCGGCGTGCGTTGGGCGCTTGATGATTTTGGAACGGGCTATTCAAGTTTATCGAGCCTAAAAGAGCTTAATTTCGACATCATTAAAATTGATCGTCTGTTTGTTAACTCAGCAGACACCGATGCTGTCACTAGCTCAATCTTGAATAACATTGCCCTACTTGGTAAAGAGCTAAAATGCTGTCTTATCGCAGAAGGTGTTGAAACAGAAACACAATTAAATAAATTGAAATCGTTAGATGTCGACTATACCCAAGGTTTCTATTTCAGTACGCCTATTAACCGAGAAGCATTTGAGGAATATAAATACCAACACGAACAGAAAATGTTGGTTGCGAATAAGAAAAAACAACAGTGCTATTCTGCGTTGAAGTATCACGGCCCTGCACTTGATATTTAA
- the dinG gene encoding ATP-dependent DNA helicase DinG, giving the protein MLHSQVKTDIKQCYENLGKQLDNFIPRRAQNYLVSEIAKTLAGEYHKKNRMLVAEAGTGIGKSLSYLLGGIPFALFNNKKLLISTATVALQEQLINKDLPLFNQIFPKEFSFILAKGRQRYCCNHKLEACCSPEGDPQLAMWEEKPKKSDLELLKRMLKASEQNKWDGDRDSWSTTIPDRVWMQIMADKHSCHAGMPKHRTCPFAKAREHLDKADVIVANHALLMADIELGGGVILPEPEQTIYVIDEAHHLPQVARDFSSAAASLKGAANWLEKLNQNVSKYAELADYQKANRFQNAIQDNIQHLIPTLSQIANNIDPAIFNKDGVYRFEHGELPQWLEEEAKGCKEASKKVMQSLGKIQDLISERTKENEIIPRIGEQALTEVGFYLQRVENLEKVWTLMAQPNNKKGAPLARWIEKSPERENDYIIEVSPLEVGYRLDQLLWSRAAGSILVSATLRALNQFSFFCRQAGISESDGTRFLALASPFDYQNNARLVIPAVKMEPQAEAFTDLLIDILPEYLEGETASLVLFSSYWQMNKVADALRPLAKKNKWELLVQGEESRNETLKKHKENCEKGKPSILFGTGSFSEGLDLPGDLLTNLIITKIPFAVPTSPVEEAHAEYIESRGGNPFLQISVPEASKKLIQSAGRLLRKEQDSGRVVILDRRIITRRYGKALLDSLPPFKRVIEYN; this is encoded by the coding sequence ATGCTACACAGCCAAGTAAAAACCGATATCAAGCAATGTTATGAGAACCTAGGAAAACAACTAGACAACTTCATCCCTCGTCGCGCACAAAACTATTTGGTATCAGAAATTGCGAAAACATTGGCAGGGGAATACCACAAGAAAAATAGAATGCTCGTTGCAGAAGCAGGCACTGGGATTGGTAAGTCTTTATCTTATTTACTTGGTGGGATCCCCTTCGCTCTGTTTAACAATAAAAAATTATTGATCTCAACGGCGACTGTTGCGCTACAAGAGCAGTTGATTAACAAAGATTTACCGCTGTTTAATCAAATTTTCCCAAAGGAATTTAGCTTTATTCTGGCTAAAGGACGTCAGCGCTATTGTTGTAACCACAAGCTTGAGGCTTGTTGTTCGCCAGAAGGTGATCCACAACTTGCTATGTGGGAAGAAAAACCGAAGAAGTCTGATCTTGAGCTTCTTAAGCGCATGCTTAAAGCATCTGAGCAAAACAAGTGGGATGGCGATCGTGACAGTTGGTCAACCACGATTCCTGATCGTGTTTGGATGCAAATCATGGCGGATAAACATAGCTGTCATGCCGGTATGCCAAAACACCGCACTTGTCCATTCGCAAAAGCCCGTGAACATCTAGATAAAGCCGATGTGATTGTGGCTAACCACGCCTTATTAATGGCTGATATTGAGCTAGGCGGTGGCGTTATTTTACCCGAGCCAGAGCAAACTATTTATGTGATTGACGAAGCTCACCACTTACCGCAAGTGGCACGGGATTTCTCATCCGCAGCCGCTAGTTTAAAAGGCGCTGCTAACTGGCTAGAAAAACTGAATCAAAACGTCAGCAAATACGCTGAATTAGCGGATTATCAGAAAGCGAATCGCTTCCAAAACGCAATACAGGATAACATCCAGCATTTGATCCCAACCCTAAGCCAGATCGCTAACAATATTGATCCCGCTATCTTCAATAAAGATGGGGTCTATCGTTTTGAACACGGTGAATTACCGCAATGGCTAGAAGAGGAAGCTAAAGGCTGTAAAGAAGCTAGTAAGAAAGTCATGCAATCATTAGGGAAAATCCAAGATTTAATTTCAGAACGTACGAAAGAAAATGAAATTATCCCTCGAATTGGTGAGCAAGCACTTACTGAAGTTGGCTTTTACTTACAACGTGTCGAAAACCTTGAAAAAGTTTGGACCTTAATGGCGCAACCGAATAACAAAAAAGGTGCCCCATTAGCACGTTGGATAGAAAAAAGCCCTGAGCGTGAGAATGACTATATTATTGAAGTATCACCATTAGAAGTCGGTTATCGACTCGATCAACTACTTTGGAGCCGTGCTGCGGGTTCAATTTTAGTTTCAGCAACATTACGCGCTTTAAATCAATTTAGCTTCTTCTGTCGCCAAGCGGGTATTTCAGAATCTGATGGCACACGCTTTTTAGCATTGGCTTCACCATTTGATTATCAAAATAATGCACGTTTGGTTATTCCTGCTGTAAAAATGGAACCTCAAGCCGAAGCATTTACTGACTTACTTATCGACATACTGCCAGAATACCTTGAAGGTGAAACCGCAAGCCTAGTGCTGTTTTCATCATACTGGCAGATGAACAAAGTGGCAGATGCCCTACGACCGCTAGCAAAGAAAAATAAGTGGGAACTCTTGGTTCAGGGTGAAGAGTCACGTAATGAAACCCTAAAAAAACATAAAGAAAACTGTGAAAAAGGTAAACCAAGCATTTTGTTTGGTACGGGCAGCTTTTCTGAAGGGCTTGATTTACCGGGTGATTTACTCACAAACCTGATCATCACTAAGATCCCATTTGCTGTACCGACCTCACCTGTTGAAGAAGCACACGCAGAATATATTGAAAGCCGAGGTGGTAACCCCTTCTTACAAATTTCTGTTCCAGAAGCGAGTAAAAAGCTGATTCAATCTGCGGGGCGATTACTGCGAAAAGAACAAGACTCTGGTAGAGTGGTGATCCTTGATCGTCGAATCATCACCCGCCGATATGGCAAAGCACTGTTAGACTCACTACCCCCATTTAAACGGGTTATTGAATATAACTAA
- a CDS encoding histone deacetylase family protein → MLPLVYHPIYSALSLPEKHRYPINKYRLLYEAIIDSAHANKVSVHQPNKADINKVKALHAPEYVDALCNNQLPAAKMRRIGFPWSEALIERTLFSTGGTQLTVDLALEHGIAIHLSGGYHHAHHDFGSGFCLFNDLAFAAKHALSYTHIDKVMIIDCDVHHGDGTATLLADDPNIITFSVHCDKNFPARKPDSTIDLALPRETSTEDYLDAFTGLLPLALAQYQPDLVIYDAGVDIHQHDELGYFNVSTSGLYQRDHAVLSLCKERNIPVAAVIGGGYKAQHQELVDLHMQLIYAALSTNNE, encoded by the coding sequence ATGCTTCCTCTTGTTTACCACCCGATCTATTCGGCGTTATCACTGCCAGAAAAGCACCGCTATCCTATCAACAAGTATCGCCTTTTATATGAAGCGATTATAGACTCGGCTCATGCAAATAAAGTTAGTGTTCACCAACCGAATAAAGCTGACATCAACAAAGTAAAAGCATTACATGCGCCTGAATACGTTGATGCATTGTGCAACAATCAATTACCAGCTGCTAAAATGCGTCGAATTGGTTTTCCATGGAGTGAGGCTTTAATCGAGCGCACCTTATTTTCAACAGGCGGTACCCAACTCACCGTCGATTTGGCATTAGAGCACGGCATCGCTATTCATTTAAGTGGCGGCTATCACCATGCTCATCATGATTTCGGCAGTGGTTTTTGTTTATTTAACGATTTAGCCTTTGCTGCGAAACATGCTCTTAGTTACACCCATATCGATAAGGTCATGATCATTGATTGTGATGTTCACCACGGTGATGGTACCGCGACATTACTGGCTGATGATCCTAATATCATTACCTTCTCCGTTCATTGTGATAAAAACTTCCCTGCTCGAAAGCCTGACTCAACCATTGATCTCGCATTACCAAGAGAAACTTCAACCGAAGACTATCTCGATGCGTTTACTGGCTTACTGCCCCTTGCTTTAGCACAATACCAGCCTGATTTAGTGATTTATGATGCAGGTGTAGATATTCACCAGCACGATGAGTTGGGATATTTTAACGTTTCAACGTCAGGGCTTTACCAAAGAGATCATGCGGTGCTTTCTTTGTGTAAAGAGAGAAATATTCCTGTGGCAGCCGTCATTGGCGGAGGTTACAAAGCGCAGCACCAAGAGTTAGTCGATCTTCATATGCAGCTAATCTATGCAGCATTGTCTACAAATAATGAATAG
- the apt gene encoding adenine phosphoribosyltransferase, producing the protein MNQDTINLISNSIKSIQDYPKPGILFRDVTSLMEQPEAYRATIDVLVEKYKDQGITKIIGTEARGFLFGAPLALALGVGFVPVRKPGKLPREVIAESYELEYGKDTLEIHKDAISEGDRVLLVDDLLATGGTIEATTNLVRRLGGTVEDAAFVINLPDIGGEARLQGLGLNVFSICDFPGH; encoded by the coding sequence ATGAACCAAGATACAATCAACTTGATCTCAAACAGCATTAAATCAATTCAAGATTACCCTAAACCAGGGATCTTATTCCGTGATGTGACGAGCTTGATGGAACAACCTGAAGCATACCGTGCAACCATTGATGTTTTAGTTGAAAAGTATAAAGATCAAGGTATTACAAAAATCATTGGTACAGAAGCACGTGGCTTTCTTTTTGGTGCGCCACTGGCATTGGCATTAGGTGTAGGTTTTGTGCCTGTCCGTAAGCCAGGCAAATTACCTCGTGAAGTGATTGCTGAAAGCTATGAGCTTGAATACGGTAAAGATACCTTAGAAATTCATAAAGATGCGATTTCTGAAGGCGATCGTGTACTATTGGTTGATGATTTGCTAGCAACAGGCGGTACGATTGAAGCGACAACTAACTTAGTGCGTCGTCTTGGCGGTACTGTTGAAGATGCGGCATTTGTTATTAACCTGCCTGATATCGGTGGCGAAGCGCGTCTACAAGGTCTTGGTCTGAACGTATTTTCTATTTGTGACTTCCCTGGTCACTAA
- a CDS encoding TSUP family transporter: MIEMIEPSTLLILGAVALAAGFIDAVAGGGGMLTVPALLSLGLPPHIALGTNKLAASFASATAAWAYYKKNLFSPRFWIASFIATLIGAITGTLIVNLISSDGLEKALPLVIFAVAIYTIWHPQPKDEHQTLPAVTPKFKGKQWLQGTSIGFYDGIAGPGTGAFWTVSSMILYRLDMLRACGLAKAMNFTSNITSLLTFIILGQVNFALGLTMGVCLMLGAYIGAHSAIRFGAKFIRPVFVTVVLLLAIKLAWQAWF; encoded by the coding sequence ATGATTGAGATGATAGAGCCAAGTACCTTATTGATACTTGGCGCCGTTGCCCTAGCCGCTGGTTTTATTGACGCTGTTGCTGGTGGCGGTGGCATGCTGACTGTTCCTGCTTTATTGTCACTAGGCTTACCACCTCACATTGCACTTGGTACCAATAAGCTTGCTGCCAGCTTTGCCTCTGCAACGGCAGCATGGGCTTACTACAAGAAGAACCTATTTTCACCACGCTTTTGGATTGCCTCTTTTATCGCAACCTTGATTGGTGCGATCACTGGTACACTCATCGTTAATCTGATCAGTAGTGATGGACTCGAAAAAGCCTTACCACTGGTGATTTTTGCTGTCGCCATTTACACCATTTGGCACCCTCAGCCTAAAGACGAGCACCAAACATTACCTGCTGTGACGCCAAAATTTAAGGGTAAACAATGGCTACAAGGCACCAGTATTGGTTTTTACGATGGCATTGCAGGTCCCGGTACTGGTGCATTTTGGACGGTTTCGAGCATGATTTTATATCGGCTAGATATGCTTCGTGCTTGTGGTCTTGCAAAAGCGATGAATTTCACCAGTAACATCACCTCATTACTTACTTTCATCATTTTAGGCCAAGTCAATTTTGCGCTAGGGTTAACAATGGGCGTCTGCTTAATGTTAGGTGCCTACATTGGGGCACATTCTGCGATCCGCTTTGGTGCTAAATTTATTCGCCCCGTATTTGTCACTGTCGTTTTGCTCCTTGCAATTAAACTGGCTTGGCAAGCTTGGTTCTAA